In the genome of Streptomyces lydicus, the window CGCGCGCAGCAGCGCGAAGTACTCCGTCTCGCCCGCCGCGGTGAGCTCGTACTCGGTACGCGGCGGGCCGCCGACGGTGCTGGGCGCGATGTCATGGGCGAGCAGCAGCCCCTGCCTGGCCATCTGCTTGAGCGCGTGGTAGATCGAGCCGGGCTTGGCGTTGGACCACTCATGGGCGCCCCAGTACTCCAGGTCGTTGCGCACCTGGTAGCCGTGCGCCCGGCCGTGCTGCCGCACGGCGCCCAATACCAACAGCCGGATCGCCGACATCGTCTCCTCTATCCCTACACGTGCCCTGCCGTCAGCCTAGAACGCCCCGGCAGGGCGCGCGGCAGACCCCCGCGCTCACCCCTGCCGGGCCGCGCGCTCCTCGTCCACCAGCGCAAAGGCCGTCTTGCCGTCCAGGGATTCGCGGAGGATGTCGGCGTGACCGGCGTGCCGGGCCGTCTCCTCGATCAGGTGCAGCATCAGCCAGCGCATCGACTGCCGGGCCTGTGGCGGGAACCACGGCGCCTCGGGCAGCGGGAAGGTGTCGTTCAGGCTCGGCAGCGAGCGGATGAACTCCTCCGTACGCCGGGCGACCTTCTCCCAGAACGCCAGCATCCCCGCCAGGCTCTCGTCCTCCACGAGCTGGAAGCTCAGGTGCCAGGTCTCGGGGGTCCGCTCGATGGAATGCGGCCGTTCCTGGGCGGTCTCGATCCAGCCCTGCTCGGTCTGTGCGACATGCTTGACCAGGCCGGCCAGCGACAGCTCACCGGCGCTCGGCCGCCGGGACGCCTCGGCGTCGGTCAGCCCCAGGACCGCCCGCCGCAGCCCGCCGCGCTGGGCCTCCAGGAAGGCCAGCAGCGCGCCGGCCTCGTCGCCGTGGGCCTCGGCAAGAACGTGAGTGGGCATGAGATCCGCCTTTCCTGACGCCTTGTGACGTCTCGTGACATCCCCCGGCGGCCGGCTCCTCGCCGTCCGCCTTCGACATCACTCAAGGTAGGAACCCATGCGGTCAGCTTCTGTCCGCAACGCGTGGCGGATGGCCGCGGATCACCCCGCCGGGATCGCCCCGCCGCTCAGAACGGGAACTGCGACCGCCCGTGCTGGATGGAGATCCACTTGGTGGTGGTGAAGGCCTCCACCATCGCATCGCCGTTCAGCCGCCCCACGCCCGAGCTCTTCGCGCCGCCGAACGGCACGATCGGCTCGTCGTGCACCGTGGCGTCGTTGACGTGGAACATCCCGGTCTCGATCCGCTTGGCGAACCGCACCCCGCGCTCGATGTCGGCGGTGTGCACGGCGCCGCTGAGCCCGTACGGCGTGGTGTTGGTGAGCCGCACCGCCTCGTCGTCACCGTCGAACGGCACCAGCACCACCACGGGCCCGAAGATCTCCTGCTGCAGCAGCGGGGAGTCCTCCGGCAGCCCGCTCAGCACGCTGGGTGCCACCAGCGTGCCCCGGGTCTCACCGTGCAGCAGCGCCGAGGCGCCGTCGGCGACCGCGCGGTCCACCAGCGAGGTGATCGCCTCGGCCTGCCCCTCGTTGATCAGCGGACCGATATGGGTCTGCGGGTCGGTGGGGTCGCCCACCTTCAGGGCCGCGACCCTGGCCACGAACTTCTCGGTGAACTCCTGCTCCACGGCGCGGTCCACGAGCACCCGGTTGGCGGCCATACAGACCTGGCCCTGGTGCACGAAGCGGCTGAAGACGGCCGCGTCCACCGCGTAGTCGACATCGGCGTCGTCCAGCACGACCAGCGCGCTGTTGCCGCCCAGTTCCAGCACCGAGTGCTTGAAGTGCGACGCGGCGACCGTGGCGACATGCCGGCCGACCTTCTCGGAGCCGGTGAAGGAGATGGTCTTGGGCACCGGGTGCTCGATGAGCGCATCGCCGATCTCGGCGATATCGGTGACCACGACGTTGAGCACCCCCGCCGGCAGCCCCGCCTCCTCGAAGATCTTGGCGACCAGACCGCCGCCGCACACCGGGGTGTTCTGGTGCGGCTTGAGGACGACCGCGTTGCCGAGCGCGATGGCCGGCGCGACGGACTTGAGGGAGAGCAGGAAGGGGAAGTTGAAGGGGCTGATGACGCCGACGACACCGACCGGCAGCCGGTAAAGACGGTTCTCCTTGCCGTCGATGGGCGAGGCCAGAATGCGGCCCTCGGCACGCAGCGCCAGCTGGATCGCCTCGCGCAGGAACTCCCTGGCCAGATGCAGCTCGAAGCCCACCTTGACGAGCGTGCCGCCGACCTCGGCGGCGATCGTCTCGGCCAGCTCCGCCTCACGGTCGTCGATGATCCGCAGCACCCGCTCGAAGACGGTCCGCCGGCTGTACGGATTGGTGGCGCCCCACTCCCGCTGCGCGCGCTCGGCGGCGCGGTAGGCCTGGTCGATCTCCTCGACGGTGGCGACGGGTATGGAGGTCAGCTTCTCCCCGTTATAGGGATTGAAGTCGACGATGTCCCACGAACCACTGCCGGCCCGCCATTCGCCGTCGATGAACTGATACGCCAACTCGTCGAAGTAGGACATGCCATCCCGATCTGGAGAACAGGGCGCTCAGGGCGCCGCATTGGGGGGTGCTGACTCCTGATGGTGCGCCATCCTACCGACGCGTCACATCAGTTGGAGCAGTCCGCGCAGCAGGTCCCTGGTCTCGGCCGGATTCGGCCCCTCCTCCTGGAGGCGGTCCATCACCCGGGCGTATTGCGCGACCTCTTCGGGCTTGTCCACATAGAGCGCACTCGTCAGCTGCTCCAGGTAGACGACGTCCGGCAGACCGGACTCCTGGAAGCCGAGCATCGTGAAGGCTCCGCTCTCGCCCGCATGCCCTCCCAGACTGAAGGGCATCACCTGAAGCCGCACGTTCGGTCTCTCGGACACCTCGATCAGATGCTTCAGCTGCTCGCGCATCACGGACCGTTCGCCGTAGGGGCGGCGCAGCGCGGCCTCGTCCAGGACACAGTGGAACTGCGCCGACCGCTCGGTCACCAGCAGCTTCTGGCGCTCCATGCGCAGCGCGACGCGGCGCTCGATCTCGGCGGGCCCGGCATCCGGCATGCCCCGTCTGACGACGGCCTGCGCATAGCTCTCCGTCTGCAACAGCCCATGAACGAACTGGACTTCGTAGACTCTGAGGAGCGAAGTGGCGCCTTCCAGACCCACATACGTCTGGAACCAGCCGGGCAGCACATCGGTGTAGCTGTGCCACCAGCCGGCCACATTCGCCTCGCGCGCCAGGGACAGCAGCGCCTCGCGCTCCTGGGCGTCACCGACCCCGTACAGCGTGAGCAGGTCCTCCACATCACGTGCCTTGAAGCTCACGCGGCCCAACTCCATGCGGCTGATCTTCGATTCGGACGCACGGATCGAGTAGCCGGCCGCCTCGCGGGTTATCCCGCGCGATTCACGCAGCCGACGGAGCTGCGACCCGAGCAGGATCCGCCGCACCACCGACCCGCTCGACTCACTTGCGGACACCTCTCAGACCCTCCTGTGACCCCACCCCGTCCAACAGTGGGCCGCAGTCTGCCACGTTCGGGCTCCGTTGCGTGCTCATCCGGTTACTGATGTGTGAGGCCCCCGCAACCCCTCCACACGAACTGACGGGAAGAATCCGGAGGAAAACCGTCCGGGATGACGCAATCACGGCACGTGCACGTGCATCTGCCCTTGCATCTGTCCCGCGCATTGGGAACCATAGGCGTCGCACGCATGCACGCTCGTGAAAGATCCGCCAGATCCGGCTGACCGGCCAGGGTCATGACGTCCGCGAACGCCAGGAGTGCCTCGCATGGGGACCAAGGTTTTGACCATGCTCGAGCCGTTATGGCAGGGCTTTCCTCCCGTCGACCCCTTGGCTGTCTCCGGATCGGCGTCCCGCACACTCCCGCCGCGCTATGAATCGGTGCGCAGTGCACGTGCGTTCACTCGCGAGACCCTGCAGGGCTGGGATCTGGACGATCTCTTCGACTCGGTCGCCCTCGTGGTCTCCGAACTCGTCACCAATGCCCTGCGGCACGCGATCCTGGCCGCTCCGGAGCACCACGACGCCACCCCGCCCGCCCGGCTGCACCTGATGCGCTGGTCCTCCCGGCTGATCTGTGCCGTACGGGACCCGAGCGATGACTCACCGGTCGCCGGGGAGGCGGATTCCGCCGCGGAGTCGGGTCGTGGGCTGTACCTCGTGGACTCCTTCAGCGACAGCTGGGGCTGGCATCCGCTGGCCGGTGCCGCACACGGCAAGATCGTGTGGGCCCTCTTCCGGCTGCCGTAGCCGCTTCCCGCACACCGGGCGCACCGTCACGTACGGGCGCCCGGTTGCCGTGTGGGGAGACACCCCTATGGCCGCCGGGCCTCCGGGCCCCCGGGCGCTCAGTCCCGTACGAGGTGGTCGAACTCCCCGTCCTTGATGCCGAGCAGCATCGCCCGGACCTCGGCCGGCGTGTAGACGAGCGCGGGGCCTTCCGGGAAGCGGGAATTGCGTACGGCGATGTCACCCCCGGGCAGCTTGGCGAACTCCACGCAGGAACCCTGGGAGTTGCTGTGCCTGCTCTTCTGCCATGCCACATCACGGAGATCTGTGGCGGCCATGCCGTTGTATGCGTGGAGCACAGGGGTCTCCCGGTGATAAATGGTGTCAACTGCCCGGGAGCATAGCCGCGTTCTCATGCGGATGCATGCGCAGATGCACGTGCACGACAGCCGGTGCAGAGGCGGTCACAGCTCGTCGAGCACCCGGGCCGGCCGCTCCCCCGCGGCCGGCTTCCGCTCGTCGCCCCTGCTCAGGTGCGCCCTGTACCTGGTACGGACCGCGGACCCGAAGCCCTCACGGCCGTGGAAGAGACGTGCGCCACGCCCTGTGGGTTCCGGGGGGGGGAGACGCCCGGCAGATGCGCGGGCGCCGGGGCCGCCCCGCCCCGCCCCGTACACGCCAGGAGGTCCCCTGCGCGTCATCCGCAGGGGACCTCCCGCCCGTCACCGGACGGCGCCCGTCACCAGGAGACGGCCGTCACCGTGACGCGTACGGGAGCAGGGCCATCTCCCGTGCGTTCTTGATCGCCCGGGAGAGCTGCCGCTGTTGCTGCGCGCTGACCCGGGTGACCCGGCGGCTGCGCACCTTGCCGCGGTCCGAGAGGAACTTCCGCAGCAGATCGGTGTCCTTGTAGTCGATGTAGGTAATGCCTGCCGCGTCCAGCGGGTTGGGGCGGGGCGTGGATGTCCGGCGCGGGTCGTGCCTACGGGGCATGGGGGCTTCCTTGTACGGGGGCGGGGGTGCGGGGGGCGCACGGGGCGCAGGGGGGCGCGTACGGGGCGCAGGGGGGGCGAGGGCGTGTACGGGGTGCGGGGATGTGCTGACGGAGACGAGCCGGGCGGAACCGGCTCCGCACGAGCGGGCGGGCTGACGGGCGGACTGGCTGACTGCCGCGGCCGTCAGCTCACGAAACGGGGTCGAGGAGGGCGTCGAAGGCGGACGGCAGGCTCTTCCAGGCCGCGCGGCCGCCCGCGTACTCGGCGTCGGTGAGCAGGCAGGACTCCAGGAGGGACGCAAGGCCCTCGCGGTCGAGGTCCGGCGAGGTGAAGACCAGATGCTGGACGCGGTCACCGTGCTCGGGGTGCCAGTCCAGCGCGGCGGCGGCCCGGCGCATCGGCGGCACCATCTCCCAGGCGGCGTCCGGCAGTGCGGCCAGCCAGGGGCCGGCGTTCTCCACACACAGCGCCCCGCCGGCCGCGTCCCACGACAGCAGGGTGTCGGGGCGGTCGGCCAGCCAGAACCGGCCCCGGCTGCGCGCGG includes:
- a CDS encoding DinB family protein, which translates into the protein MPTHVLAEAHGDEAGALLAFLEAQRGGLRRAVLGLTDAEASRRPSAGELSLAGLVKHVAQTEQGWIETAQERPHSIERTPETWHLSFQLVEDESLAGMLAFWEKVARRTEEFIRSLPSLNDTFPLPEAPWFPPQARQSMRWLMLHLIEETARHAGHADILRESLDGKTAFALVDEERAARQG
- a CDS encoding aldehyde dehydrogenase family protein, yielding MSYFDELAYQFIDGEWRAGSGSWDIVDFNPYNGEKLTSIPVATVEEIDQAYRAAERAQREWGATNPYSRRTVFERVLRIIDDREAELAETIAAEVGGTLVKVGFELHLAREFLREAIQLALRAEGRILASPIDGKENRLYRLPVGVVGVISPFNFPFLLSLKSVAPAIALGNAVVLKPHQNTPVCGGGLVAKIFEEAGLPAGVLNVVVTDIAEIGDALIEHPVPKTISFTGSEKVGRHVATVAASHFKHSVLELGGNSALVVLDDADVDYAVDAAVFSRFVHQGQVCMAANRVLVDRAVEQEFTEKFVARVAALKVGDPTDPQTHIGPLINEGQAEAITSLVDRAVADGASALLHGETRGTLVAPSVLSGLPEDSPLLQQEIFGPVVVLVPFDGDDEAVRLTNTTPYGLSGAVHTADIERGVRFAKRIETGMFHVNDATVHDEPIVPFGGAKSSGVGRLNGDAMVEAFTTTKWISIQHGRSQFPF
- a CDS encoding helix-turn-helix domain-containing protein, producing MSASESSGSVVRRILLGSQLRRLRESRGITREAAGYSIRASESKISRMELGRVSFKARDVEDLLTLYGVGDAQEREALLSLAREANVAGWWHSYTDVLPGWFQTYVGLEGATSLLRVYEVQFVHGLLQTESYAQAVVRRGMPDAGPAEIERRVALRMERQKLLVTERSAQFHCVLDEAALRRPYGERSVMREQLKHLIEVSERPNVRLQVMPFSLGGHAGESGAFTMLGFQESGLPDVVYLEQLTSALYVDKPEEVAQYARVMDRLQEEGPNPAETRDLLRGLLQLM
- a CDS encoding ATP-binding protein; translation: MGTKVLTMLEPLWQGFPPVDPLAVSGSASRTLPPRYESVRSARAFTRETLQGWDLDDLFDSVALVVSELVTNALRHAILAAPEHHDATPPARLHLMRWSSRLICAVRDPSDDSPVAGEADSAAESGRGLYLVDSFSDSWGWHPLAGAAHGKIVWALFRLP
- a CDS encoding DUF397 domain-containing protein, whose product is MLHAYNGMAATDLRDVAWQKSRHSNSQGSCVEFAKLPGGDIAVRNSRFPEGPALVYTPAEVRAMLLGIKDGEFDHLVRD
- the rpsR gene encoding 30S ribosomal protein S18; translated protein: MPRRHDPRRTSTPRPNPLDAAGITYIDYKDTDLLRKFLSDRGKVRSRRVTRVSAQQQRQLSRAIKNAREMALLPYASR